The following proteins are co-located in the Paludibaculum fermentans genome:
- a CDS encoding DinB family protein has protein sequence MHKLSRILEGWDGYQTSLLRAAAPLTRDQLNWRPAPDRRTAGELLRHICMGRITWLDRMKAPGIESVAARVPQWQYGEDGTRSVAEEAAASDDPAALNDWLALSWQPIHRLLEEWTVDDLFETQVIFDYVVSRQWMIWRILSHDTHHGGQLATLLALQGIAAPDLREQGGHIIIPPRKSA, from the coding sequence TTGCACAAGCTCTCCAGAATCCTGGAAGGCTGGGACGGCTACCAGACCAGCCTGCTGCGCGCCGCCGCGCCGCTCACCAGGGATCAGCTCAACTGGAGGCCCGCACCGGACCGCCGCACCGCGGGCGAACTCCTCCGGCACATCTGCATGGGCCGCATCACCTGGCTCGACCGGATGAAGGCCCCGGGCATCGAATCCGTTGCCGCGCGCGTTCCGCAATGGCAGTACGGCGAAGACGGCACGCGTTCAGTCGCCGAGGAGGCTGCAGCCTCCGATGACCCGGCCGCGCTCAACGATTGGCTCGCGCTGTCCTGGCAACCCATCCACCGCCTGCTGGAGGAATGGACCGTCGACGACCTCTTTGAGACTCAGGTGATATTCGACTACGTGGTCTCGCGCCAGTGGATGATCTGGCGGATCCTGTCGCACGACACCCACCACGGCGGCCAATTGGCGACCCTGCTGGCCCTGCAGGGCATCGCAGCCCCGGACCTGCGGGAACAGGGCGGCCACATCATCATCCCGCCCAGAAAATCCGCTTAA
- a CDS encoding YdeI/OmpD-associated family protein, whose protein sequence is MAAIYVDPEKVREFPDPESFYRWLGKNHERADEVWIKMHKVGSGLKSINAKEAIDVVLCWGWIDAVRKGFDENSFLQRYTPRGKKSIWSQINVDNVARLVKEGRMTEYGLRAVEAAKQDGRWDRAYGSGQEMKIPDDLQAAIEAEPRAKEMLSRLSEQNRFALAFRVHHMKTEAGRRRKIAVFVEMLKRGETIYPQRKK, encoded by the coding sequence ATGGCTGCAATTTATGTCGATCCGGAAAAAGTCCGCGAGTTTCCGGACCCTGAGAGTTTCTACCGATGGCTGGGGAAGAACCACGAGCGGGCCGACGAGGTCTGGATCAAGATGCACAAGGTGGGGTCGGGGTTGAAGTCGATCAATGCCAAGGAGGCGATCGACGTAGTGCTGTGCTGGGGCTGGATCGACGCGGTGCGGAAGGGGTTCGACGAGAATAGCTTTCTGCAGCGCTACACACCGCGCGGGAAGAAGAGCATCTGGAGCCAGATCAATGTCGACAACGTCGCGCGGCTGGTGAAGGAAGGGCGTATGACGGAGTACGGGCTGCGGGCCGTGGAGGCGGCGAAGCAGGACGGGCGATGGGATCGCGCGTATGGGAGCGGCCAGGAGATGAAGATCCCTGACGACCTGCAGGCCGCAATAGAGGCCGAGCCACGGGCCAAGGAGATGCTGTCGCGGTTGAGCGAGCAGAATCGCTTTGCGCTGGCCTTTCGCGTGCATCACATGAAGACCGAGGCCGGCCGGCGGAGGAAGATCGCGGTGTTTGTGGAGATGCTGAAGAGAGGGGAAACGATTTATCCGCAGCGCAAGAAGTGA
- a CDS encoding D-2-hydroxyacid dehydrogenase, producing the protein MPVKNFTRRTFVAAAGSAPALAAENQVAPKPAGGPIKIVTMYKFEPEEVRRIQAATPAAIELVIAGNRQQYRTLLREADVVYGEIAGAELDYAPKLKWVQSGGAGMEGMAPELKTHPAVVTNYARIFAPGISETGIGMLLCLTRGITTHYMPQFAKRQMKPVGNPKSADHTELVGRTMAIVGMGGIGSFMARRAHYGFDMKIIATDARPIPKPEYVDELHSPDYFPDLVPRADVLVAAAPLTPTTERMFNESVFRSMKKTAYFLALSRGRLFDDMALVKALKQGWIAGAGLDVFPQEPPPSEHPIFDLPNVVMTAHTSGWSPDRQVRLIDFFAENVRRYAAGLPLVNVVDKQAGY; encoded by the coding sequence ATGCCGGTAAAGAACTTCACTCGCAGGACGTTTGTCGCCGCCGCCGGCTCCGCCCCGGCCCTGGCAGCCGAGAATCAGGTCGCGCCCAAGCCCGCCGGCGGCCCGATCAAAATCGTCACCATGTACAAGTTCGAGCCCGAGGAGGTCCGCAGGATCCAGGCCGCGACCCCTGCCGCCATCGAACTCGTCATCGCCGGCAACCGCCAGCAATACCGCACCCTCCTGCGCGAAGCCGACGTCGTCTACGGCGAAATCGCCGGTGCCGAACTCGACTACGCCCCAAAGCTGAAATGGGTCCAATCCGGCGGCGCCGGCATGGAAGGCATGGCACCCGAACTCAAAACCCACCCGGCGGTCGTCACCAATTACGCGCGGATCTTCGCCCCCGGCATCAGTGAAACCGGCATCGGCATGCTGCTGTGCCTCACCCGCGGCATCACCACCCATTACATGCCGCAGTTCGCCAAACGCCAGATGAAGCCCGTCGGCAACCCCAAATCGGCCGATCATACGGAACTCGTCGGCCGCACCATGGCCATCGTCGGCATGGGCGGCATCGGCTCTTTCATGGCCCGCCGCGCCCACTACGGCTTCGACATGAAGATCATCGCCACCGACGCCAGGCCGATCCCCAAGCCCGAATACGTCGACGAGCTCCACTCGCCCGACTACTTCCCTGATCTCGTCCCTCGCGCCGACGTCCTGGTGGCCGCTGCCCCGCTCACCCCCACCACTGAGCGCATGTTCAACGAGTCTGTCTTCCGTTCAATGAAGAAGACCGCCTACTTCCTGGCGCTTTCCCGGGGTCGCCTCTTCGATGACATGGCGCTGGTGAAGGCCTTGAAGCAAGGCTGGATCGCGGGTGCCGGCCTCGACGTCTTTCCGCAGGAACCGCCGCCCAGCGAGCATCCCATCTTCGACCTGCCCAACGTCGTCATGACGGCGCACACCTCCGGCTGGAGCCCGGATCGTCAGGTGCGCCTCATCGACTTCTTCGCCGAGAACGTCCGCCGCTATGCCGCCGGCCTGCCGTTGGTCAACGTGGTGGACAAGCAAGCCGGCTACTGA
- a CDS encoding beta strand repeat-containing protein: protein MRPTATRVEEPSRERVSSASRIINACLRAIVLLIFAMALPGGLLAQQFAHIDPLHFTKAFGADDPLPQVLAVASTTATNFGFSVAASTSSGGNWLTASPSGNCCVTPRGVRVIVTTSPAMAVGTYSGQVVFTSGALSLTVPVTLVVAPVSGTFFDNTPGQVSFSMLPGGHPPSQVVQIRNGGVGSLNWTLSTTTSNAGNWLTVSATSGTAPSLVTVGINTANLPNGGSTAGTYSGQLLFQTAGGASVISVPIALTISPNAMAQVNALSFTKPYAGNDPLPQTVTISSLGAAFNFSTSATSGSNGGTWLSVSPAGNCCTSPRALTISVQPLVSLAAGTYFGQVLADNGSQMMVIPVTLTIAPTNAPFLDNMAGQLSFSLPTSAANPPPNQLVQIRNGGPSTLNWTVTPVTHDGGNWLTVSNLSGTAPSEISIGIVPANLPNGTLTGGVYTANLLFLTTGSSVTVPITVAVGQGFEQVNGLSFTMLQAGPNPLPQNVTIASLGAATGFSVAYSTATGGSWLSVTPSGNCCVTPRALVATVNAPPTMPAGTYTAQIVAYSGATSVTVPVTLTVAAAATTFFDNVPGQLSFTMTPAGSAPSPQVFQVRNRGTGTLNWSVTASTFDGGSWLTVANTSGTAPSLVTVGIVPGNLPNGGLVAGVFTGQLRFDMGGGSTVTVPVSVQVGANVFGQLSGVHFTMQQGGANPLPQIVTATHTASPIGFSVASATGSGGAWLTVTPTGNCCATPRPIKLTVAAPVGMPAGTYTAQVSFYSGQTSQTVPVTLTVSPANQPFFDNVPGLLSYSLATHAGNPAAQTVQLRNRGTGTLNWTALTSTFDGNNWLTVSAASGTAPSKVSIGIVTQNLPNQGLVAGVFTGQVLFLSGASSVTVPISVVVGGNGFAQVNGLHFTMPQGGANPLPQIVTTTSIGAALGFSVAGATGNGGNWMTVSPTGNCCATPRVLTVSIAAPVGLAAGTYTGEVILDSGTTAMVVPVTLTVSPGNQPFFDNVQGQMYFSAATAGSPASQQLTIRRMGTGPLNWTVTPMTFDNGAWLQVSAGSGTAPSTVTVSIVPGNLPNLGLVAGQFNGQLLFESGTSSVTVPVAVQLGTNIFTQMSGLNFTMPFGGANPLSQTATVNSNGTALGFSALGSSGNGGSWLSITPSGNCCATPRLITFNVAGAPGGIAVPAGVHTGQAVFNGGTSAVTVPVTLTVQSPTWSVAKTHSGVFAQGQQNATYSVTVTNPGGGAATSGTVSVTEAVPAGMTLVSMAGNGWTCPAGGNTCTRSNSLASGASYPAITVTVNVSGAAPALVTNQVSVTGGGLQDGQASDATLIITGPTPVTVTPGSGSGNTQTFTGLFAVADDYHNLAWVQMLFAVSPDGGGQSFCFVHYDVAGNGLWLYGDGGFFVGPVTPGTLSNGLQNSLCALNTSASTVVGAGPTLTVNANLVFKQASVRNIYMRTLDRSGIDSGWVQRGTWTSLAATLGTMTVGPNSGTGSSQTFTLTYPDPPGFAGSAFGWVQFLIAAATDGGGQPFCFLHYDRGGNGLWMYSSDVGFFLGPVTPGVASNALNSSACSINTGGTTVQNTNGNLVVTTPVTMKAPMSGAKMMFQRTLDVLNRDTGMVQTGTWTIP from the coding sequence ATGCGGCCAACGGCCACTCGTGTTGAAGAACCGTCCCGCGAACGCGTCTCGAGCGCGTCCCGCATCATTAATGCCTGCCTGCGGGCGATTGTCCTGCTGATTTTTGCGATGGCCCTGCCCGGCGGGTTGCTGGCGCAGCAGTTTGCCCACATCGATCCACTGCATTTCACCAAAGCGTTTGGCGCGGACGACCCGCTGCCACAGGTGCTGGCGGTGGCGAGCACGACTGCCACCAATTTCGGCTTCAGTGTGGCGGCATCGACATCCTCCGGCGGGAACTGGCTGACGGCGTCGCCCTCGGGCAACTGCTGCGTCACTCCGCGCGGCGTGCGCGTCATTGTGACGACCAGTCCAGCGATGGCGGTGGGCACCTACTCGGGGCAAGTCGTCTTTACGTCCGGAGCCCTTTCGTTGACGGTACCCGTGACGCTTGTGGTCGCGCCGGTTTCGGGCACGTTTTTCGACAATACTCCGGGCCAGGTGAGTTTCTCCATGTTGCCTGGCGGACACCCGCCCTCGCAGGTCGTCCAGATCCGGAACGGCGGCGTTGGGAGTCTGAACTGGACCCTGAGCACCACCACTTCGAACGCCGGGAACTGGCTGACCGTGTCAGCGACGTCGGGCACGGCTCCCTCCCTGGTCACAGTGGGCATCAACACCGCCAACCTGCCCAACGGCGGCAGTACGGCTGGTACGTACAGCGGGCAATTGCTGTTCCAGACCGCCGGAGGGGCCAGTGTCATCAGTGTTCCTATTGCACTTACCATCTCTCCGAACGCCATGGCGCAGGTGAATGCGCTGAGTTTCACCAAGCCCTATGCGGGTAACGACCCATTGCCTCAAACCGTGACCATCTCCAGCCTGGGGGCCGCTTTCAATTTCAGTACGTCGGCGACGAGCGGTTCCAATGGTGGAACATGGCTGAGTGTCAGCCCGGCCGGGAACTGCTGCACCTCACCGCGCGCGCTGACGATCAGCGTGCAACCGCTCGTGTCCCTGGCGGCGGGGACTTACTTCGGCCAGGTTCTGGCGGACAACGGGTCGCAGATGATGGTCATTCCCGTGACCCTGACGATCGCGCCGACGAATGCTCCGTTCCTTGACAACATGGCCGGCCAGCTGAGTTTCTCGCTGCCGACCTCCGCCGCCAATCCTCCGCCGAATCAACTGGTGCAGATCCGCAATGGAGGGCCGAGTACGCTGAACTGGACGGTCACGCCGGTGACACATGATGGAGGAAACTGGCTGACGGTTTCGAACCTCAGCGGTACGGCGCCCTCCGAGATCTCCATCGGCATCGTACCCGCGAATCTACCTAACGGCACGCTGACCGGGGGTGTTTACACGGCGAACCTGTTGTTCCTGACAACGGGTAGCAGCGTGACGGTTCCAATCACAGTAGCGGTGGGCCAGGGTTTCGAGCAGGTGAACGGCCTCAGCTTCACCATGCTGCAAGCCGGTCCAAACCCGCTGCCCCAGAATGTCACCATTGCCAGCCTTGGGGCGGCTACCGGATTCAGTGTCGCTTACTCCACGGCGACCGGAGGCAGTTGGCTGTCCGTTACGCCTTCCGGGAACTGTTGCGTGACGCCGAGGGCGTTGGTGGCCACTGTGAATGCGCCGCCCACGATGCCGGCGGGCACGTACACGGCGCAAATTGTCGCCTATAGCGGCGCCACGTCCGTCACGGTGCCTGTGACGCTCACGGTCGCGGCGGCGGCCACTACCTTCTTCGATAACGTGCCCGGCCAATTGAGCTTCACCATGACTCCGGCCGGCAGCGCGCCTTCGCCGCAGGTGTTCCAGGTTCGCAACAGAGGGACAGGGACCCTGAACTGGAGCGTCACGGCGAGTACGTTCGATGGAGGCAGTTGGCTGACAGTGGCGAATACGAGCGGGACCGCGCCCTCGCTTGTCACGGTGGGAATTGTCCCGGGCAACCTGCCGAACGGAGGACTGGTGGCCGGAGTCTTCACCGGACAGCTACGCTTCGACATGGGCGGCGGCAGTACGGTGACCGTTCCGGTGAGCGTCCAGGTGGGGGCCAATGTCTTTGGCCAGCTCAGCGGAGTTCATTTCACCATGCAGCAGGGAGGTGCGAATCCGCTGCCCCAAATTGTGACCGCCACCCACACGGCCTCACCGATTGGCTTCAGTGTGGCCTCCGCGACGGGCAGCGGCGGCGCGTGGCTGACGGTCACGCCGACTGGAAACTGCTGCGCCACGCCGCGGCCGATCAAGTTGACCGTCGCCGCGCCCGTGGGCATGCCCGCCGGGACCTATACGGCCCAAGTCTCGTTCTACAGCGGCCAGACCTCACAGACTGTTCCGGTGACCCTCACGGTTTCGCCGGCCAACCAGCCGTTCTTCGACAATGTTCCGGGGCTGTTGAGCTATTCCCTGGCGACGCACGCCGGCAATCCGGCGGCGCAGACGGTACAGCTTCGCAATCGCGGGACTGGGACCTTGAACTGGACGGCCCTGACCAGCACTTTTGATGGCAACAACTGGCTGACCGTTTCAGCGGCCAGCGGCACCGCGCCTTCCAAGGTGAGTATCGGCATCGTCACCCAGAATCTGCCGAATCAGGGGCTGGTGGCGGGTGTCTTCACGGGGCAGGTGCTTTTCCTTTCGGGCGCCAGCAGCGTCACCGTGCCCATCAGCGTGGTGGTGGGCGGCAATGGATTTGCCCAGGTGAACGGGCTGCATTTCACGATGCCGCAAGGCGGGGCGAACCCGCTACCGCAGATCGTCACGACGACGAGTATCGGGGCCGCGCTCGGGTTCAGCGTGGCCGGCGCCACCGGCAATGGCGGCAACTGGATGACCGTCTCTCCGACGGGCAATTGTTGTGCCACTCCTCGAGTGCTCACCGTTTCGATCGCCGCTCCGGTGGGCCTGGCGGCGGGCACTTATACGGGAGAGGTCATCCTGGACAGCGGGACGACCGCCATGGTTGTGCCCGTGACGCTGACCGTTTCGCCGGGTAACCAGCCGTTCTTCGACAACGTGCAGGGCCAGATGTACTTCTCGGCTGCCACTGCGGGGAGCCCGGCCAGCCAGCAGTTGACGATTCGCAGGATGGGCACCGGGCCTTTGAACTGGACGGTTACTCCGATGACGTTCGACAACGGAGCCTGGCTGCAAGTTTCGGCCGGCAGCGGCACGGCGCCCTCGACCGTCACTGTCAGTATTGTTCCGGGGAACCTGCCGAATCTCGGGCTGGTCGCCGGGCAGTTTAACGGCCAACTGCTGTTTGAGAGCGGCACCAGCAGTGTGACGGTGCCGGTGGCTGTTCAATTGGGGACGAATATTTTCACCCAGATGAGCGGGCTCAACTTCACGATGCCGTTTGGAGGGGCCAACCCGCTGTCGCAGACGGCCACGGTGAACTCGAACGGTACGGCGCTTGGATTCTCCGCTTTGGGCTCGTCGGGCAACGGCGGCTCCTGGTTGTCGATTACACCGTCGGGGAACTGTTGCGCGACGCCACGGCTGATCACGTTCAACGTGGCCGGCGCTCCTGGCGGCATTGCGGTGCCGGCGGGGGTCCATACGGGCCAGGCTGTGTTCAACGGGGGGACGTCGGCCGTGACCGTGCCCGTCACGCTCACCGTGCAAAGTCCCACCTGGAGTGTAGCCAAGACCCATAGTGGGGTTTTTGCCCAGGGCCAGCAGAATGCCACCTATTCGGTAACGGTTACCAATCCGGGAGGAGGCGCGGCGACCAGTGGCACGGTGTCAGTGACGGAAGCGGTGCCGGCAGGCATGACGCTGGTTTCCATGGCGGGCAATGGCTGGACCTGCCCGGCGGGCGGAAACACCTGCACGCGGAGTAACTCGCTGGCCTCCGGAGCGAGCTACCCGGCAATCACAGTGACTGTCAACGTGTCGGGGGCCGCCCCGGCGTTGGTGACCAACCAGGTCAGCGTGACGGGCGGCGGACTCCAGGACGGACAGGCGAGCGATGCCACGCTGATCATCACCGGACCCACCCCGGTCACGGTGACGCCCGGCAGTGGAAGCGGCAACACGCAGACCTTTACCGGCCTGTTCGCGGTGGCCGACGACTATCACAACCTGGCGTGGGTCCAGATGTTGTTCGCGGTGAGCCCCGACGGCGGCGGCCAGTCGTTCTGCTTCGTGCACTACGATGTGGCAGGGAATGGCTTGTGGCTGTACGGCGACGGCGGATTCTTCGTCGGTCCCGTGACTCCGGGTACGTTGTCGAACGGACTTCAGAACTCGCTGTGCGCCCTGAATACTTCCGCTTCCACGGTGGTGGGCGCCGGCCCGACCCTAACGGTGAACGCGAACCTGGTATTCAAACAGGCGAGCGTCCGTAACATCTACATGCGCACGCTGGACCGGTCCGGTATCGACTCGGGCTGGGTGCAGCGAGGCACTTGGACATCGTTGGCCGCGACACTGGGGACCATGACCGTGGGGCCCAACTCCGGCACCGGTTCCTCGCAGACGTTCACTCTGACTTATCCGGATCCTCCGGGATTTGCGGGCAGCGCGTTCGGCTGGGTGCAGTTCCTGATCGCGGCCGCGACGGATGGCGGGGGACAGCCTTTCTGCTTCCTCCATTACGACCGCGGGGGCAACGGGTTGTGGATGTACTCCAGCGACGTGGGCTTCTTCCTCGGCCCGGTTACGCCGGGCGTGGCCTCCAATGCATTGAACAGCAGCGCATGTTCCATCAACACGGGCGGGACCACTGTCCAGAATACGAATGGGAATCTGGTGGTGACTACGCCGGTCACGATGAAGGCTCCGATGTCGGGGGCGAAGATGATGTTCCAGCGGACCTTGGATGTGCTGAACCGGGACACCGGGATGGTGCAGACAGGTACGTGGACGATCCCATAG
- a CDS encoding FAD-binding oxidoreductase, producing MPTAVVNYDGSITASPAQLVFPESVADIQAILRDPARYPSPVRAVGSYHSLTPCASSDGTMINMARMNRVLNIDAAAGTITAQAGIQFINASRELRKHDLQFMTNIEIGNMTLGSAACCHTKDALDGIEFGQVNSYLTSVKWVTPTGDLAEASEETSPGLLRMLRGSYGLAGVVYEVTFRIKPIEAIHLTYLPRPVDELTQEEVDQLMDTSEGLICWTVGRTAVFQQRTRVEDRNIFGGLLAAFRRRLWNHSGAYAGHLLESFVHNPEARDNLQQGLFQLDEFMYGTLRLFGGITILAPDKTIDYSKTKTSAKYAFTFWAFPRARWLSVLRDYLDFADQHHKVTGFRCNMPLGAYHIRRDTHSVLSYSHDEEIFSIDPIHAPVDLPAWQNFLRAFNEFSFQRGGIPLLNQSPFVERRHVEAAYGQRWHELSDWVAQQDPTGRMLNPYFAALLSKSAAQAQS from the coding sequence ATGCCCACTGCAGTAGTCAACTACGACGGCAGCATCACCGCCTCCCCCGCCCAGCTTGTCTTCCCCGAATCCGTCGCCGACATCCAGGCCATCCTGCGCGACCCGGCCCGCTACCCCAGTCCCGTCCGCGCCGTGGGCAGCTACCACTCCCTCACCCCCTGCGCCTCCTCCGACGGCACCATGATCAACATGGCCCGCATGAACCGCGTCCTCAATATCGACGCGGCCGCCGGCACCATCACCGCCCAGGCAGGCATCCAGTTCATCAACGCGTCCAGGGAACTCCGCAAGCACGATCTCCAGTTCATGACCAACATCGAGATCGGCAACATGACCCTCGGTTCAGCCGCCTGCTGCCACACGAAGGACGCCCTCGACGGCATCGAGTTCGGCCAGGTCAACTCCTACCTCACCAGCGTCAAATGGGTCACCCCCACCGGCGATCTCGCCGAAGCTTCAGAGGAAACGAGTCCCGGCCTCCTCCGCATGCTGCGCGGCAGCTATGGCTTGGCCGGAGTGGTCTACGAGGTCACCTTCCGCATCAAACCCATTGAGGCTATCCATCTCACTTACCTGCCCCGCCCGGTCGACGAGCTCACCCAGGAGGAAGTCGACCAACTCATGGACACCTCCGAAGGCCTCATCTGCTGGACCGTCGGCCGAACCGCCGTCTTCCAGCAGCGCACCCGCGTCGAGGACAGGAACATCTTCGGTGGACTCCTGGCCGCCTTCCGCCGCCGCCTCTGGAACCACAGCGGCGCCTACGCCGGACACCTGCTCGAATCCTTCGTCCACAACCCGGAGGCGCGCGACAACCTCCAACAGGGCCTGTTCCAACTCGATGAGTTCATGTACGGCACCCTCCGCCTCTTCGGCGGCATCACCATCCTTGCGCCCGACAAGACCATCGACTACAGCAAGACGAAAACCTCGGCCAAATATGCCTTCACCTTCTGGGCCTTCCCGCGCGCCCGCTGGCTTTCGGTACTGCGCGACTACCTCGACTTCGCCGATCAGCACCATAAGGTCACCGGCTTCCGCTGCAACATGCCGCTGGGCGCCTACCACATCCGCCGCGACACGCATTCAGTCCTCTCCTACAGCCACGACGAGGAAATCTTCTCCATCGACCCGATTCACGCTCCGGTCGACCTGCCCGCCTGGCAGAACTTCCTGCGGGCCTTCAACGAATTCTCCTTCCAGCGCGGCGGCATCCCCCTCTTGAACCAGAGTCCCTTCGTCGAGCGCCGGCACGTGGAGGCAGCCTACGGCCAGCGTTGGCACGAACTCTCAGACTGGGTAGCCCAGCAGGACCCCACCGGCCGAATGCTGAACCCCTACTTCGCCGCCCTGCTCTCCAAGTCCGCCGCCCAGGCGCAATCCTGA